The following proteins come from a genomic window of Methanosarcina sp. MTP4:
- the pylS gene encoding pyrrolysine--tRNA(Pyl) ligase has translation MEKKPLDSLVSAAGVWMSRTGLLHKVKHYEVSRRKIYIEMECGDQLIVNNSRSSRTARALRHHKYRKTCKHCKVSDEDINRFLTKTTENKSSVKVRVVSAPRARKAKPKSVARAPKILENSNGPQTTAPAAPEPASPASAVSAASVPKPSESAMASAAPAASAPNPSESAMASAAPAAPTSGKVVSATSSAASSLNRSASAPSSVAATKTTSPAPAPSPALTLSQRGRLEALLSPADEISLDGSTPFRKLESELVSRRRKDLQRMYAEEREHYLGKLERDITKFFVDRGFIEIKSPILIPAEYIERMGIDNDTELSKQVFRVDQKLCLRPMLAPNLYNYLRKFDRALPDPIKIFEIGPCYRKESDGKEHLEEFTMLNFCQMGAGCTRENLEALITEFLDFMEIDFEIIGDSCMVYGDTLDVMHGDLELSSAVVGPVPMDRDWGISKPWIGAGFGLERLLKVRHDFKNIKRASRSESYYNGISTNL, from the coding sequence ATGGAGAAAAAACCACTCGATTCTCTCGTATCTGCTGCCGGGGTCTGGATGTCCAGAACCGGACTGCTTCACAAAGTCAAGCACTATGAAGTCTCCCGAAGGAAAATCTATATAGAAATGGAGTGCGGAGACCAGCTTATCGTGAATAACTCCCGCAGCAGCCGCACAGCCCGGGCGCTCAGGCACCACAAGTACAGGAAAACCTGCAAGCACTGCAAAGTCTCGGATGAAGATATCAACCGTTTCCTCACAAAAACCACCGAGAACAAAAGCAGTGTGAAGGTCAGGGTAGTCTCTGCTCCGAGAGCCAGGAAAGCAAAACCGAAATCCGTTGCAAGGGCTCCCAAAATTCTTGAAAACTCAAATGGCCCTCAGACAACAGCCCCAGCTGCACCTGAACCGGCATCACCTGCGTCTGCGGTGTCTGCTGCGTCTGTTCCGAAGCCTTCCGAATCTGCAATGGCATCCGCGGCACCTGCTGCGTCTGCTCCGAATCCTTCTGAATCTGCAATGGCATCCGCGGCACCTGCTGCACCCACTTCAGGCAAGGTCGTATCCGCAACGTCTTCGGCTGCATCTTCATTGAACCGGTCCGCGTCAGCGCCTTCTTCCGTTGCAGCCACAAAGACAACTTCACCAGCCCCCGCTCCGTCCCCGGCCCTGACCCTGAGCCAGAGAGGGAGACTCGAAGCCCTGTTGAGCCCGGCAGATGAAATTTCCCTGGATGGGAGCACGCCATTCAGGAAGCTGGAATCAGAGCTGGTTTCCAGAAGGAGAAAAGACCTTCAACGCATGTATGCCGAAGAGCGGGAACACTACCTGGGAAAACTCGAACGCGATATCACGAAATTTTTTGTGGACAGGGGTTTCATTGAAATCAAGTCTCCGATCCTGATCCCTGCGGAATACATAGAACGTATGGGAATTGACAACGACACCGAGCTTTCCAAACAGGTCTTCAGGGTAGACCAGAAACTCTGCCTGAGGCCCATGCTTGCCCCGAACCTCTACAACTACCTGCGCAAATTCGACAGGGCCCTGCCGGACCCGATCAAGATTTTCGAAATTGGACCCTGCTACCGGAAAGAGTCCGACGGAAAAGAACACCTGGAAGAGTTCACCATGCTGAACTTCTGCCAGATGGGCGCGGGCTGCACCCGGGAGAACCTCGAGGCGCTGATCACAGAATTCCTGGACTTCATGGAGATAGACTTCGAGATCATAGGGGATTCCTGCATGGTCTACGGGGATACTCTCGACGTCATGCACGGGGACCTGGAACTTTCCTCGGCAGTTGTCGGCCCTGTCCCGATGGACCGGGACTGGGGTATTAGCAAGCCCTGGATAGGAGCAGGGTTCGGGCTCGAACGCCTCCTGAAGGTCAGGCACGATTTCAAAAACATCAAAAGAGCATCCAGGTCAGAATCGTACTACAACGGGATTTCCACAAACCTGTAA
- the pylB gene encoding methylornithine synthase PylB, which produces MFQKMANNELDKFGEKIIEGYRLSDDELRALLSLGSEEELEKLYYVARKVRDHFFGNRVFLNCFIYFSTYCKNQCTFCYYNCKNEIKRYRLTPEEVRDTCKVLKGLGFHMVDLTMGEDPYYHDEPGRFVEMVRTVKEELGLPIMVSPGVMDNSTLLELKRNGANFLALYQETYDRELYAKLRVGQSFDGRAGSRLFAKENGYCVEDGLLTGVGNDIESTITSLRGMEANNPDMVRVMTFLPQEGTPLADFQDSSNLSELKIIAVQRLMFPDRLIPASLDLEGIDGMVYRLNAGANIVTSILPPDSRLEGVANYDRELEERDRSITSVILRLESMGMEPASQADFEKILGC; this is translated from the coding sequence TTGTTTCAGAAAATGGCGAACAATGAACTGGATAAGTTCGGGGAAAAAATAATTGAAGGCTACCGTTTATCAGACGACGAACTGAGAGCTCTTCTCTCCCTCGGATCGGAAGAAGAACTTGAGAAGCTTTACTACGTAGCACGAAAGGTCAGGGACCATTTCTTCGGGAACAGGGTCTTCCTGAACTGTTTCATATATTTTTCGACATACTGCAAAAACCAGTGTACTTTTTGCTACTACAACTGTAAAAACGAGATCAAACGCTACCGCCTAACCCCAGAGGAGGTAAGAGATACCTGCAAGGTCCTCAAAGGGCTTGGGTTCCACATGGTCGACCTGACCATGGGTGAAGACCCCTACTACCATGACGAACCTGGCCGTTTTGTGGAGATGGTCCGCACCGTAAAAGAGGAACTGGGTCTTCCAATAATGGTATCTCCCGGAGTGATGGACAATTCCACCCTCCTAGAACTGAAAAGAAACGGAGCCAACTTCCTGGCGCTCTACCAGGAAACCTACGACAGGGAACTCTACGCAAAACTCAGGGTAGGGCAGTCCTTTGACGGCAGGGCAGGTTCCCGGCTCTTTGCAAAGGAAAACGGCTACTGCGTAGAAGATGGGCTCCTGACGGGAGTGGGAAACGATATCGAATCGACCATCACGTCCCTCAGGGGCATGGAAGCAAATAACCCCGATATGGTGAGGGTCATGACATTTCTTCCCCAGGAAGGGACCCCACTTGCCGATTTCCAGGATAGCTCAAACCTTTCCGAGCTGAAGATTATTGCAGTTCAGAGGCTCATGTTCCCCGACCGCTTGATCCCGGCTTCCCTGGACCTTGAAGGCATTGACGGCATGGTCTACCGGCTGAACGCCGGGGCAAACATTGTAACATCCATCCTCCCCCCGGACTCCCGGCTCGAAGGTGTTGCCAATTATGACCGGGAACTTGAAGAACGGGACCGGAGCATCACAAGCGTGATCTTAAGGCTTGAAAGTATGGGGATGGAGCCTGCATCTCAGGCTGATTTCGAAAAGATCCTGGGGTGCTAG
- the pylC gene encoding 3-methylornithine--L-lysine ligase PylC, giving the protein MKTICLIGGKLQGFEVAYLAKKADMRTVLVDRNPKALIRNFVDEFHCFDISGEPEKLIEISKTVDAVIPVNENLECINFLDSVKEKLSCPLLFDFAAYGISRDKKKSKEYFAAIKVPTPLDSPAEPPYFVKPPCESSSLGARIIYDEAELQTLDPGMLVEEYVEGDVVSLEVIGDGEHFAVVKETLVHIDGTYDCHRVTPLSFDPEFRKISLSLAANLSLKGIMDVEAIAGPCGLKVIEIDARFPSQTPTVVYHSSGINLVELLVRAFEGGIKEMKQIKKPEELPKNDYCSFEHLLLKKEKSGERTLHPAGEQFLSEGSEYGEYYSEPGLEIFTCKGENPVFTLIARAPGREEAESIRKRGLLILEEDFGAIAYSPLVDTTAYESYPDSYQKNRIKVKS; this is encoded by the coding sequence ATGAAAACTATCTGCCTGATAGGGGGGAAACTCCAGGGCTTCGAAGTTGCGTATCTTGCAAAGAAAGCTGACATGAGAACGGTCCTTGTAGACCGGAACCCGAAAGCCCTGATCCGGAACTTTGTTGACGAATTCCACTGTTTTGACATCTCCGGGGAACCGGAGAAACTAATAGAGATTTCAAAAACTGTTGATGCCGTTATCCCCGTGAACGAAAACCTCGAATGCATCAATTTCCTTGACTCGGTAAAAGAAAAGCTATCATGCCCTCTCCTTTTTGATTTTGCCGCCTACGGGATCAGCAGGGACAAGAAAAAATCCAAGGAATATTTTGCGGCCATCAAAGTCCCCACTCCTCTTGACAGCCCGGCAGAACCTCCCTATTTTGTAAAACCCCCCTGTGAAAGCAGCAGCCTGGGAGCCAGGATCATCTATGATGAAGCGGAACTGCAGACCCTGGACCCCGGGATGCTGGTAGAAGAATACGTTGAAGGAGATGTTGTTTCCCTGGAAGTCATAGGGGACGGGGAGCATTTTGCTGTAGTGAAGGAAACCCTGGTCCATATCGACGGGACCTACGACTGCCACAGGGTTACCCCGCTTTCCTTTGACCCCGAATTCAGGAAAATATCCCTTTCCCTTGCAGCCAACCTTTCCTTGAAGGGAATCATGGACGTGGAAGCAATCGCCGGCCCCTGCGGGCTTAAAGTCATTGAAATCGATGCCCGTTTCCCGAGCCAGACCCCGACGGTTGTTTACCATTCTTCGGGGATCAACCTTGTGGAACTCCTGGTACGAGCCTTTGAAGGCGGGATCAAGGAGATGAAGCAGATTAAGAAGCCCGAGGAACTTCCGAAGAACGACTACTGCAGTTTCGAACACCTCCTGCTAAAGAAAGAAAAGAGTGGAGAGCGCACCCTTCACCCTGCCGGAGAACAGTTCCTATCCGAAGGCAGCGAATACGGAGAATACTACAGCGAGCCGGGCCTTGAGATCTTCACATGCAAGGGAGAAAACCCCGTATTTACCCTGATTGCCCGGGCTCCTGGACGGGAAGAAGCTGAGTCCATAAGAAAGAGAGGGCTTTTGATTCTGGAAGAAGACTTCGGAGCAATTGCATATTCCCCGCTTGTTGATACCACTGCTTATGAGAGTTACCCCGATAGTTACCAGAAAAACAGGATTAAGGTAAAAAGTTGA
- the pylD gene encoding 3-methylornithyl-N6-L-lysine dehydrogenase PylD, protein MALLTPEDLENIKKQLERADTAVSKVTRLNVKEVCKDLYGTSPHYESVGIVPVTSGNGIIGNFSDSLKVITDYFKFDSFVTEMPDVSGYYEAVESGAEIILMADDNTFLAHNLTNGKIGNNQPCTGIIYADIVSRYRNADSKDVLVLGLGKVGFPGAEHLVNKGFNVYGCDPEKSLMKKAIFKLGITPFDLKTPKKFSMIFEATPCADTIPENVLAEKCLVSTPGIPCGLSRELQEKYNVDLLMEPLGIGTASMLYSVL, encoded by the coding sequence ATGGCACTTTTAACTCCGGAAGATCTGGAAAATATTAAAAAGCAGCTTGAAAGAGCCGACACTGCCGTCAGCAAGGTAACAAGGCTTAATGTGAAAGAGGTCTGCAAAGACCTCTACGGCACATCCCCCCACTATGAATCAGTGGGCATTGTTCCCGTGACTTCAGGAAACGGGATCATAGGTAACTTCTCAGACTCATTGAAAGTAATTACGGATTACTTCAAGTTTGACAGTTTTGTGACGGAAATGCCTGACGTGAGCGGCTACTATGAAGCCGTGGAAAGCGGAGCGGAAATAATCCTTATGGCTGACGACAACACCTTCCTTGCCCACAACCTCACAAACGGAAAAATCGGAAACAACCAGCCCTGCACCGGCATTATCTACGCGGATATAGTATCCAGGTACCGAAACGCTGATTCAAAGGACGTACTGGTGCTCGGGCTTGGGAAGGTCGGTTTCCCCGGAGCCGAACACCTCGTGAATAAGGGCTTCAATGTTTATGGCTGCGACCCCGAAAAAAGCCTCATGAAAAAGGCTATCTTCAAACTGGGGATCACCCCCTTTGACCTCAAAACCCCTAAAAAGTTCTCCATGATATTTGAAGCGACCCCCTGTGCGGACACAATCCCCGAAAACGTGCTCGCAGAAAAATGCCTGGTTTCAACCCCCGGAATCCCCTGTGGCCTTTCCAGGGAACTCCAGGAAAAATACAACGTGGATCTTTTGATGGAACCCCTGGGGATAGGGACCGCTTCAATGCTGTATTCGGTTCTCTGA
- a CDS encoding MarR family transcriptional regulator, which yields MSDEAYGDHLNRLFDDLKDGKIAGEKKPKIVARTPEDVAKILTNERIRLLQVIREKKPESISELAHFLNRRQPNVSNDIKYLEGSGLLELEEKKDPVLHKKPVVNYDAVRITVDLSC from the coding sequence ATGTCCGATGAGGCTTATGGAGATCATCTGAACCGGCTTTTTGATGACCTGAAAGACGGGAAAATTGCCGGGGAGAAAAAACCAAAAATTGTAGCCCGTACTCCTGAAGACGTAGCAAAAATCCTGACAAATGAACGCATCCGCCTGCTTCAGGTGATCCGGGAAAAGAAGCCCGAATCCATCAGTGAACTTGCTCACTTCCTGAACCGCAGACAACCCAACGTCTCAAACGACATAAAGTATCTGGAAGGTAGCGGGCTGCTGGAACTTGAAGAGAAAAAAGACCCGGTACTGCATAAGAAACCAGTTGTCAATTATGACGCGGTTCGGATTACGGTGGACCTGAGCTGCTAA
- a CDS encoding formylglycine-generating enzyme family protein: MPSHPIAITRTIYDPALKDFVFDSPEGRAMPNIRQWIDKQNPVIYWYILRVDNPSELLLDQWAVELYNHQALNITDAYIDGIDRRFELKKRERDPWSDKYVLSIPKQLGIPIVGSGTRRIFFKVDVNCREGLMHEYGISGKFIAQGVEAIDVREKMFRYSCKVGEFRQIFDNNPDEASIYAERRLSFRYSSKSVQVFTNSFRMIHDLYKYCHSGPIGKDDLLYKLNSLYSNFEKVPEIADKRINPLLNEGIKVLTILDEGNMSEFKSRYLRLCDSLVEQLHIEVLGANLKDNKVSPPPVTPSPSPENQKTGSMKEDSKAENGKRECPLCMNLIDSSNRSLLCGKCGAQFCQICESWFREKRKRGEKPLCENCFTAEKEILRKQMEEKRKLSNSIGMKFVKIPVGDFMMGSKEYNDEQPVRKVTIKTSFLLSKYPVTQKQWKAVMGNNPSHFRCDNNPVEMVSWEDAQEFIKKLNQMEGANEYRLPSEAEWEYACRAGTATKYYFGDDESKLGDYAWYSGNSGGKTHPVGEKNGNPWGIHDMHGNVWEWVQDKYHGNYEGAPSDESAWEGGSSSNRFKRGGSWFSVAGYCRSAYRSYLAPGSRLDYLGFRLLRKL; the protein is encoded by the coding sequence ATGCCTTCTCATCCCATCGCGATCACCCGTACCATCTACGACCCTGCCCTCAAAGATTTTGTTTTTGATTCTCCCGAAGGCAGGGCTATGCCTAACATCAGGCAGTGGATAGACAAGCAAAATCCTGTTATTTACTGGTATATCCTGCGTGTAGACAACCCTTCAGAACTCCTGCTCGACCAGTGGGCCGTTGAACTCTACAACCACCAGGCCCTCAACATCACAGACGCTTACATTGACGGCATAGACCGGCGTTTTGAACTTAAGAAACGTGAACGTGACCCATGGAGTGATAAATACGTCCTCTCCATTCCAAAACAATTGGGAATTCCCATTGTAGGCAGCGGGACTCGCCGTATTTTCTTCAAAGTGGATGTAAACTGCCGGGAAGGTCTGATGCACGAATATGGTATTTCCGGCAAGTTCATTGCACAGGGGGTTGAAGCCATTGACGTCCGGGAAAAAATGTTCCGTTATTCCTGCAAGGTCGGAGAATTTCGGCAGATCTTCGATAACAACCCGGATGAAGCTTCCATCTATGCCGAAAGACGCCTCTCATTCCGCTATTCTTCAAAGTCGGTCCAGGTTTTCACCAACAGTTTCCGGATGATACACGACCTTTACAAATACTGTCATTCCGGCCCCATTGGAAAGGATGACCTTCTTTACAAACTCAATTCGCTGTATTCCAATTTCGAAAAGGTTCCCGAGATTGCCGATAAACGTATTAACCCTCTTCTAAATGAAGGCATCAAAGTACTCACCATTCTTGACGAAGGCAACATGAGTGAATTCAAGTCGCGGTACCTCCGTCTCTGTGACTCTCTTGTGGAGCAGTTGCATATCGAAGTTTTGGGTGCTAATTTGAAGGATAACAAGGTGAGTCCCCCTCCTGTGACCCCGTCACCCTCTCCTGAAAACCAGAAAACGGGAAGTATGAAAGAGGATTCAAAAGCAGAAAATGGGAAACGAGAGTGTCCTTTATGCATGAACCTCATTGATTCCTCCAACAGGTCCTTATTGTGCGGAAAATGTGGAGCTCAATTTTGCCAGATATGCGAGAGCTGGTTCCGTGAAAAGAGAAAACGTGGGGAGAAACCTCTATGCGAGAATTGTTTTACTGCCGAAAAGGAAATTCTGAGGAAGCAGATGGAAGAAAAAAGGAAACTCAGCAACTCTATTGGCATGAAATTTGTGAAAATCCCTGTTGGGGATTTCATGATGGGGTCGAAGGAGTATAACGATGAACAGCCTGTTCGCAAAGTAACGATTAAGACGTCTTTCCTTTTGAGTAAGTATCCTGTTACTCAGAAACAGTGGAAAGCTGTAATGGGCAATAATCCTTCTCACTTTAGATGCGACAACAATCCTGTTGAGATGGTATCCTGGGAAGATGCACAGGAATTTATCAAAAAACTCAATCAAATGGAAGGGGCAAATGAGTATCGTTTGCCCTCGGAAGCCGAATGGGAATATGCATGCCGTGCTGGCACTGCAACAAAATATTACTTTGGTGACGATGAATCGAAACTTGGGGATTATGCATGGTACAGCGGAAACTCAGGTGGCAAGACTCATCCGGTTGGCGAAAAGAACGGAAATCCTTGGGGTATTCACGACATGCATGGAAATGTCTGGGAATGGGTTCAGGACAAATATCATGGTAATTATGAAGGTGCTCCTTCTGATGAAAGTGCCTGGGAAGGTGGCAGTAGCTCTAACCGGTTCAAACGGGGAGGCAGCTGGTTCAGCGTTGCAGGGTACTGTCGGTCAGCTTACCGCTCCTACCTTGCTCCTGGTAGTCGCCTTGACTACCTTGGCTTTCGCTTGCTGAGGAAACTGTAA
- a CDS encoding methylamine methyltransferase corrinoid protein reductive activase: MYGIALDLGTSGFRAQLIELETKETIKTVITMGHPLPGGNVMDHLDFAISTGEDVAHAVILETIRRMFLKFDIDFSEVERLAVCGNPIQLSLFQNIEIRDLAYAGENKQKKLGVENVKRDARVFPASELFKDLDMPNCEVIVPPAIKHEIGADALAMMLETDFLNQTKPALVTDYGTNAEMALKIGERIITASAAAGPAIEGQGISCGMLASPGAICDVKPEGEYWRIIVLDKEMEKRDAYLINPLTGDIKEFYGYEAVGITGTGVISAFALALKSGLIEKSPSLPNGRLVLGPDIEITEKDVEEAGKAIGAIRAAHLTLIVDSGIKYEDLEYAYMSGASGAYADAEDARQLGAAPGFAKNIVQFGNTSLALARELVMDRSRLEDVIKIAKRITADHLMMATSETFNNFYLCELSYWTQGMPLEMYNQMLEMYGIPVLPETLEHASIERRVSKDIEEVGAEGLAILKEIGINLEVPVSKCIYCHKCEKECPENAIEIIEDAEGKRTARYDSQKCLGTSCRRCVNICPEGAIEMSNLQIKEAK; this comes from the coding sequence ATGTACGGCATAGCACTTGATTTGGGTACGAGCGGTTTTCGAGCACAGCTTATTGAGCTTGAAACGAAAGAAACCATTAAAACGGTTATTACCATGGGGCACCCCCTGCCCGGTGGAAATGTCATGGATCACCTTGACTTTGCGATCTCAACCGGAGAGGATGTGGCCCATGCGGTGATACTGGAAACCATCAGGAGAATGTTCCTTAAATTCGATATTGACTTCTCCGAAGTAGAGCGGCTGGCTGTTTGCGGAAACCCTATCCAGCTTTCCCTTTTCCAGAACATAGAAATCAGGGACCTTGCATACGCCGGAGAAAACAAGCAGAAAAAGCTGGGCGTGGAAAATGTAAAAAGAGACGCCCGTGTGTTCCCAGCTTCCGAGCTCTTTAAAGACCTGGATATGCCTAACTGCGAAGTTATCGTCCCTCCCGCAATCAAGCATGAGATCGGGGCAGACGCCCTGGCAATGATGCTTGAAACTGACTTCCTGAACCAGACTAAACCTGCTCTTGTTACTGATTACGGGACAAATGCCGAGATGGCCCTGAAGATCGGGGAGCGGATAATCACGGCAAGTGCAGCTGCCGGTCCTGCCATTGAAGGACAGGGAATAAGCTGCGGGATGCTCGCAAGCCCCGGAGCGATCTGCGATGTAAAGCCCGAAGGGGAGTACTGGAGGATTATTGTCCTTGACAAGGAGATGGAAAAAAGGGACGCTTATCTCATTAATCCTCTCACCGGGGACATAAAGGAGTTCTACGGCTACGAAGCTGTGGGCATAACGGGCACCGGTGTGATCTCGGCTTTTGCTCTGGCGCTGAAAAGCGGCCTTATCGAAAAGTCCCCGTCCCTGCCAAACGGCAGACTGGTCCTTGGCCCTGATATCGAAATCACCGAAAAGGATGTGGAAGAAGCCGGAAAAGCAATTGGGGCAATCAGGGCAGCCCACCTTACCCTTATCGTGGACTCCGGCATCAAGTATGAAGACCTGGAATACGCTTACATGTCCGGAGCCTCCGGGGCTTATGCGGATGCCGAAGATGCCCGCCAGCTCGGGGCTGCCCCTGGTTTTGCAAAGAATATTGTTCAGTTTGGGAACACTTCCCTTGCCCTTGCCCGGGAACTGGTAATGGACAGGTCCAGGCTCGAAGACGTTATTAAGATCGCCAAAAGGATCACTGCCGACCACCTCATGATGGCGACCAGCGAAACCTTCAACAACTTCTATCTCTGCGAACTCTCCTACTGGACCCAGGGTATGCCCCTTGAAATGTACAACCAGATGCTCGAAATGTACGGCATCCCCGTCCTCCCCGAAACCCTGGAACATGCCTCAATCGAACGCCGGGTCAGCAAAGATATAGAAGAAGTGGGAGCAGAAGGCCTTGCCATCCTCAAAGAAATCGGAATCAACCTCGAAGTCCCCGTGAGCAAGTGCATCTACTGCCACAAATGCGAAAAAGAATGCCCCGAAAACGCCATCGAAATAATCGAAGACGCTGAAGGCAAGCGGACAGCCAGATACGACAGCCAGAAGTGCCTGGGAACAAGTTGCCGCCGCTGCGTAAACATCTGCCCCGAAGGTGCTATCGAGATGTCCAACCTCCAGATCAAGGAAGCAAAATAA